The sequence agaatttatatataatatcacatgTGTTTGCCGACACTACATAAATATGCAACTTTCTTAACACTACATAAATATGTAACTTTCTTAAccaataaacatgttttaaagttataagaacttctttgaaattaaaattgataatatttatacaatttaGTGCGGGTTAAACCAGTATGGGATTTGTTTGACCTCCTCCGTAAGAGGTGTTTGTTCATTTGACTCTGTAATCCCATTGAACATAACGTTTTCATTATATCTATATACAGTGTTTATGATATCTTACGTCGTAGTAGGAAGATAGTTTctgatattatataaatataaacttttttttaacctcttaaccaagtagatgcAAACCTTTTaaggtttttcctttttatatatattggttattgggaaatattaaaaaagtaaaaaaaaaattatgaaaaatgattttttttcatatttggttgtattataaaaaatatgaaagtatATACTTATAAAGCACTactttaaaaacaacttttaaactttataaaatacttgattttcaaaagaaaaaaaaaactagaaaatacttttaaattttataaaatcattcaCAAATAGAAACAATAATACTAAATAAATTCactatttttatgaatttatttcatatcaatattttttaaattttaaaaaaaaatattatgaacatGTTCATGAAAGTTGAGAGAAGTTATATGAGTATCActtacataaataaaattaaaattaaagtatgaTGGATAAAAGATCAAGAATAGATGCTTGTAAATTTCCAAAAAGAGTAGCATAGCACATGGAATCATTGACTTCTTTCTCGAGAAAATGGAAGAGGAAAGTCCCAATTAAAGTAGGAATTGACATCGGATACAACCCATGTCCAGCTTATACATGATTTTGGGAATTTGTGAGTTGGATTCCAATTCCAACTACACACATTATAATgccttaaaattaaattatatgggCATAGCATAACATAcagtaaaagaaaaaggaaagagctttctttttcttacagAAACAATAAAGTGGAGATGCAACCTCCTCTGCTGCTTCTCCAGAGTTGGGAGTACACGTGGACTTACCCCTTATTTCTTTCTACTCCAAATAGTAAGTTTCATGTTGAGTGAAACCTAATTAAATTCTCTAATCAACTCTTAATCCtacttttttcctttgattagGACTTCACTAATCACTAATCACTTTCTTGGTCATTGGGTTCAAAGGGTTGCTTCATGCTTGAaggaactttttattttattcttgttaGAGTCAAATATAATGGACTActtgtttgaaaattgtttttttaaatatttttttataaaaataagaaaatagaaaaaaatatattagagaaattaaaaaaaaaaaacaaattgaaaacagttgattttagaataaatttgaaaaaaaacattttagaaatGTTTTGTATTATACAAATAACATTTTCACGGAGaagtacataattttttttttcatttttatagagccaaatataatataaatatgatttgtattattttttaatttaaaaaaaaacaaatagaatatAAAAGATCAAAGGTTTGTTTagtaactattttcgaaaataatttttaagaacaatttttaaaaatcgttctttaatttttgtagaagaaaaatctgtttagaaacttaaaatatttttttaaaatatttaatatttaatttttaattattttacatgtttatataattatttcttaaaataggctttaaaaaaacaagtaaaataaccaaaaaatgttttctaaacttattttttgttcttaaaaacaaaaaatagaaaatagtttttaattgtacaacttgttttctatgttttttattttaaaaaataaaaaattgttttaaaaaataattaaacccCTAACTCTTTACTTGTAAAATTAGTAGTTTCAATAAGTAAAATATCATTGTTTTGGATTGGGATAAGTGTATGTTTTAATTTCTCGAGAACTAATATGtaattcctatttttatttttataagtatttCAAATACAATaattctcattttctatttcaatattccaaatatattttttttatttgagataATGTGCTAAGAAATTATGGAATCATAACGAACAATCCATTTTAAACTCTGAAGTGGGAAagaaattggaagaaaaaatctaaaaaatagtaattatgaatatattttaaaaaatacatcaCCTAATATTCAGGTCaatattatcatttaaaaagAGGATTTCAATGCAAATTtagaaattacatttatattaaatccacatttttgtatataaaattattttttgaaaatatgattttaatatcaaacgatgtttttttttttaaatatgttttaaaaaaaatattattaaaaaaaaaaacacacacacactttATCCCAAATGTGAGAATGTGGAGAAGGAATATCCAAGGGGAGAGGAGAGCTGGGAGGCCACTACCATCTCCACCATTGGTTCGGGGAATCCAAAATTACCTTTGTTATCTGAAATCAAGATGGCATCTCTTATAGCAGCCCACCACGTGTCATTTCCCCTCATCCCCtcatccattcaattttcaatacTATCCAACACTCCAATCATTTAATTTCACAATTTGTTTCAAATGGGGacctcatccttttttttttttttttctctaagttAAATAAGAgcttatatatttatttaactaattttattcaaaaccttatggtttaaaaaatattttaatataaaaaaattttaaattattatttattgtaaaatttttgtaagaatttttttatttaataaaacttctaaaaaataatattagtatttaaaaattattattttgattttatatagtgtttgttttttaaattaattttgaataaaatttaaaattaaatagtgcttaatagtattaagattatttttttataatattttatttctattaagtattaaaagtatagaaaaaatcaatacattactttttttatttaaaaaaaatctaatattatgattttttctattaagtcataaaaaaaagtaaaaaaaacaacttaaaatgtaaaaataaattacttttaacaaaaagttaaaaaaaaaaaaatatcattttacctccttttttctattgttgaataaaaacttttataaatcaatttaataagaaagtaaaaacaaaaaaacaaaaattagtatAAAACATCATTTCATGGTATATGAAGAGaagtattttatatttgatcaaTAGTTATATCCCTATGGGACTTCAGCTTTTTAGCTTCAATTTATGCTTCAAAAGAAGCTAAagtaaaaaaggtaaaaatctCAAAGGAAATCTTGGGGAGAAAAGATTGTAGAATAATTTTccatcctttttctttcttgtttctaGAATTGGCTCAAAAGTCATAAATAAACAACTCACCACTAATATTAATGCCACTTTATCTTTAAGTtcctttttgtttaaattaaaaaaatcccatataaatagaagaataaaaaagCTAAAAGGTAAAGGAGAGGCAAGAAGAGAATGAGGCAAAGGCATGAAATGACCCAATCCAAGTCACATGGAATTTGATGTTGTAATAGGCTAATAGCGACCTTTAAACACCAAAATCTTGTGTgataaaactttaattttttttttttttaacttagaaTATAAAGATGAAAGATCTCCTctcttttttcccctcttttccCACTTGTGGGTGTGGTGACAAAATGGGGATCCAAATAATTGAGAAGCCATGCAACTAAGGCCAGAAGATGTCCCatcacaaagacaaaaaaaCCACAACACAATCAAGGGAGAGATCTTGttttaaaagattgaaaaagaaaCCCTTTGAAAGCTAAATTATAGAAATCTACCACTACTCCTTTGActcctttttaattattttattttatttatttatttatttttaaaggtgATAAATATTGAAAGAGAAACTACCCACCTTTCAACTTAAGGAACCAACtactctttgtttaatttttaattttacttgcTCATCTTTATCACATAAGAACATGGTCAACACCatcaaaagataatttaattttatatcatgACATTACACTAGAGCTTTCTATCTTTTTCTCACATGGATGAtcgttttttttgtttttgtttttgaaaatcttAGTCTAAGTTGAAAATTaggattaattttattgaaatcctgagatttaatataaatatatttaatcattattggTTTCAAATTTGGTCAATTGCCACCTTcataacttatattttttttttaatgaaatttatttattttttagagatattttaagtataaataatttagatagaaatatttaataattatctaaaaactaaagtttatttttaaaaaataaaatttatacatgaaatgtATTTGTAAGGTACTAATCGATGAAATTCGAAACATGTGGTGACTTTGTGTATTTCCACTAAATATTGAGGGtctcaatgaaattaaccttagaaattatcttgaaattagtatgatttgtttggttttaagaaaatttatgctatgtttgatttttgaaaatctttgAGCAAAAAATGTGAtccaaagaaaatagaaaataatatagttTTAAAGGAGGGTAAGATGATTGTAGTTTTTTTGAGTtagattatatttggttccaaaaaatttaagagaaaatgttatgaaaaaaagtaataaaaaaaaattaaagttaataaattatttttatatcttatttcaaactcattttatttattttaactctttgattaaataatttgaacacatttatgtttttaactaattttatttatttattttgtattttttatgataaaataaaataaacaaaaaaacaaatttcctttacatttttttttcttttctcaatgcCTTACATATAATACTATCATTTTTATCGtcaaaattatcttattttaagttgaaaattatCTTGAAATAGTTAGATTTTTGGTTTCACAATTTTTgtggtaaaataaaattaaaagaaaaaaaattatatgtgaaaaaaatacatttttttaaaattttcggAAATAAGAGATAAAAATTAAAGGTGTAATATatatcagattttttttttcatttataatattaataaaaatgtggcattattaaataattcttGTTGTCTTTGTTGTAAAATTGAGGCAAAAAactcaaattatttaaagaatatattcatataaaaaaagtttcattaaatataaaataaatcatagtAAATTTACCCTATTATCTATTACAGGCAATAAAACtaaaaccaaaaatttatattcataataataaaccataaaaaataaaacaaaataggaaataaaaataaaacttaaaaataattaaaattatagaaaataatggGTTTTCTTAAAATGATCATTTTTCAATTAtacaatatgaaaatataaataaattttaaaggtaaaaaatatttattcaaaatatatgattatatggatagtaaaatataaaaaataaaataaataaaaatagaagtaaaAGTTTATTATCCTATCCATACactttccttcttcttcttttttctttttcttctatatatattagattaattatataaattattaaaaaaataatgaatttatgaaaaacttgtaagaaaaaaaaaaaaacaaaacatactAATGTGATAATTGCCAAcccaaatttaattcaaaaggaaaactaaattaaaattaatataaaaataattaaatttaaaattgattaaaagaatGAGCATTaaatcacaatattattaatttaataagaagaatatatatttagaaaaaaaaaattaattttctataatttaacagtgttttaatttatcaataattCATATTCTAATGCTACAAGATAAGGTGATATTTTTCggaaataaatatgattaatgcCATGTAATAAAAATGGGATAAattcctaaaataaatatattaaaaaaaacagaaatatttcaatttaccAATCATTGAATCAATTTTTCATTCCAAGACGATAACTTATGATATTTAAGTCGAtctaaaattattagaaatttggAATGTGGACTGTGGAatgttgtaatttatttatttatttattattattattaattttttttttttaaaaaaggaaaaaaacaaaaggaaaggtTGTAGTATGGACGACGTCAGGTAGTGATGGGACGGGAATTGTTAAAATTACGGCGACGTGACACACACCACCGTTTTTACGTTCCTTACGCCATCACAATTTCTTGAGTTGTTGAGTTTAGGAcgtttctattattattattattattattttttttttttgactccAATTTATCATCATCACTTTTGCTTCCTTATCCTCCATTAAAACCTTAAACACATGTTTATTCTCATTattctctctcccttcttttgTCTTATTACtagtattttgtttttctcttattttattattattatttgaatgaCAAgttttctaatttctcttcaattATTGTCAtggttaattaaataatttatgaagTATTcagtaattattttcaaaaatagttttaaaaaataatttttaaaatagtttttaacattttataaaacaaaaatttatttaaaacctaaaatatttttaacttatttttaatatttttaaaattagttttcatttaaaaacaattaaatatgtttttccgaaaatattatgtttcctgttttttaaaaaaaagtgttttttttagaaaataaaaaattattttaaaaaatagttaccaatcgaacccttatttttaaaaaaaatctttttagggtaaattacaaaaatcattttagattttttttaaatgttttgcCTATATTTCTAAAcaattaagaattaatttgaaattttaatataattttatggtGTTTGATAATTACTTGAGATAAAATTAATAGttcatttgaatatatttttttattttaatttaatttttatatcaaatatattacaCTCTTATTAGGTAGTATTTTCAATATAGGTATTTAGtagttattatatatatatatatatatatattattttagaaacagaaaaaaatattaaaaccatACTTAAAagatttggttttgattattttttatttatttttatttatgaccaTTTTGTCAATGTTTATGAAGTATACTGTATACATAACATACCAACATTGTTACTTTAATTAATAGGAAGAAAATGCAAATGAGTTTGTGCATTAATTTCCCATGGTAAGATTTGTTaaatacttgaattttttttttaaaaaattaacttttaaaaaaagtaaaaagtaaaaataactttcccaaaatattttcaaaaaataaaaggaaacaaaccaacctgtttcctattattatttttcatttttaaaatattaggaactatttgataattatttttaaaaaaatttgagaaaaaataatttttaagaataatttttaaattttatttttgatttttatgtaataaaaatatgttttgaaacctaaaatatttttaataatacaaaatagaaaacagtttatGGATCGAAAACCATTCTAAAACACAGTTGCGTAATACTttctaaaacataaaaattataaattcacaTTTTCAAAAAGTTATCACCCCCCGAATACATCTCTAGTCTATTATGTCATTgtcatttcaaaaattattttgattttgattttgataattATCTAATAAATCGTCAACCACTCCACCCATATATCTCTTTACCTAAATTTAAGGTTGTAGGCACGCCTTTCAGCGAGCATGAGGCATGCAGTTCGCTCATGCATCAGAGTTGTTTCCCTAACCAAAATTAAataccataaataaataaaatattatatttccccattttatttttatttccctatTTAAATTCCCCCtatatttccattttaattttaggGTTTGGTCTggaatattaagaaaagaagagGCGACAGTAACTGAAGCTCTGTTAGTGCTGAATCATCCCTTTGACCTTCAGTGGTTAGGTCGTCGACGAGAGCCCAGAATTCGCTACCTGATTTTTGTTAATCTCCCCTCCGCCCGTCTTCACAACTTAAACACCTCTTGCCACCGCGCGTGCTCTCCATGCTCCACCGTTGAAGAGGCTAGACTGATCCGCATCCAGCCTCACGCCACTGTGGTGGCGCGTGTAGATAAATTTTACCTTGGAAAATAACCGAAGTTAGTTGTTTTACTTACAACAAAATTAACCGCTTTCAAACAAacccaaatatttttagagagagaaaaagcgAGAAGAGATGGTGGAGAGAGAAACGCCACACCACCCTGCAACCAACATAGGGCGAGGAAAGACGGGAATGCCCCTGTGGGGAGATTATAAAAGGGTGGAAGACAGTAgatgattaaaagaaaagaaggttttaaaagcaaaaccgacgacgacgacgacgacgacgaaCGGGCGGATCTGGTCAACGACGTTTGACCGAACTCTGAGAAATAAAGGACAAGTCCAGGGCTAAAAGTGTCATTTGCTTACGTGTTCTGCTCTGTCGTTGTTGTTGGTGTTTTTGGGGGTATTCGAAGGCctattctttctcttttatataaggCTCCcactttgctttctttcttcatttcttgtTATACAAAATCTCACGGGAGAGAGATTCAGAGATATGAGAACCAGAAGAGGGTTTGTTACCGTGAAGTGGACATGTGTACGGACAATAGAGTAGTGAAGAGAAGAGGGGATTTTTCCGGCGACAACGTCGTTTGCTGCCGGAAACGGCAGAGGCTAGCGCCGGAGTCCGCCGGAAAGTCTGATTTCTTTGAAGCCTTGCCGGATGATCTCGTCATTTGTATTCTCAGCAAACTCAGCTCCTCTGCTGGATGTCCTTCGGATTTCATCAACGTTTTGCTCACGTACGTGATTGTTCTTCTCCCTTTTACCGGCTTGGTTTTCGTTTTTGTATTCGCCGGAAAATTGAGCAATCCGGCGTCTTGCCGGATTTTTGGAcggaagtttgagtttttgttgCCATTGATGGATGCACTTGTTTCTGGATCTGTGCAAATCTTTTTCCGTTTGAAACTCCAGAAAAAAGAGCGcttgtgaaataaatttatgttcttttttatgGTGTGCCCTTTGAAAGGCTGACCTTGTTGATTTTCTGAAACAGATGCAAAAGATTTAACGGATTAGGTCTTCATTCTCTAGTGCTATCCAGAGCTTCTTCGAAATCGCTCGCCGTTAGAGCGAAGAACTGGTCTGAGTCGGCTCTTCGGTTCTTGAAACTTTGCGCCGATGCCGGCAACGTCGAGGCGTGCTACACTCTTGGCATGGTGTGCTTACTATCCTTCGctgaaaaaatattgaaaaatataatataaatattgaaaaaataaatttgtatggAATGCCTTCATCGACTCATAGACTTTTCTCTATTGCTTTGACAGATTCGTTTCTACTGTTTACAAAATCGAGTGAGCGGAGCTTCGCTGATGGCTAAAGCCGCTATAAGTTCGCACGCGCCGGCACTGTACTCGCTTGCCGTGATACAGTTCAACGGTAGCGTCGGCTCCAAGAACGACAAGGATCTTCGAGCCGGCGTGGCTCTCTGTGCCAGAGCTGCGTTCCTCGGCCACATCGACGCGCTTCGCGAACTTGGCCACTGCCTCCAAGACGGCTACGGCGTTCGCCAAAACGTTGCTGAAGGACGGCGGTTCCTTGTCCAAGCTAACGCCAGAGAGCTAGCCGCCGTCCTCTCCTCGGCATCTTCGGCAGTTTCGTCGCGCTCGTGGCTCACGTGGAATCCACACCAACATCATCGCCATGTAACCGGCTCGGGATGTCCGTTATTAAGCGATTTCGGCTGCAACGTGCCGGCACCGGAGGCGCATCCAGCAAGCCGCTTCTTGGCGGAGTGGTTCGCCGCTCGTGGTGGCGTTCCCGGTCCAGGGCTGAGGCTTTGCTCTCACGCCGGTTGTGGACGTCCGGAGATGAGACGACACGAGTTTCGTCGCTGTTCCGTGTGTGGTATCGTGAACTATTGCTCTCGCGCGTGTCAAGCACTCGACTGGAAGTTGCGCCACAAGGCAGCGTGCGCGCCGGTGGAGCGTTGGCTAGTCGACGACGGTGATGCTAACGGAGAAGGTGCTGTAGCCGGCGCCGCAGCGGAGGACGACGTCATCGTCGCTAGTTAACGGTGACGCTTTTCGTTACTGACGGTAACGGCACAGATGAGTTCTAaggaaaccaaaagaaaaaaaaatcaggccATTTTTgctgaaaaattaattttaactttattatgGTCTTTGGAACGCACAGAGTTTACTCCCGTTGTTTGTATAGATAGGGGTATTTCGGAGAATTCGATGGGGcgttttccattttctttatttccttctttttcttctttttttttgggtttataGAGCAATTGGAAGCCTTAATCTCGGACTCGTTGCATTAAAAATCATCGTTTGTTTTGGTAAATCTTTAAATCtccttttatttgaattttggattaCTTTGGATATTAATCGTTGGGATGCATGTGGGTGTTGGTCTCGCTAGTGTGAATCATCATGTTGCTTTTTATCAAGTCATCcctattttctcattttgtgtACTGTCTTTGACTCCtcaattatgattttgttttcaaaaatattattgtcaaaaacaaatttagagAAGAATAGCCAAACAAGCCTAACAAGGCAAGTGAGCGGATCCGGAtggatttaatttaatttttacaaaattcaaaaacataGACTTGGAGTGTAACTAATAGAGGGTGCCAGTTGTGAGGCGGATGAAAATGGCATCCTAGGTAATTTATCATCACTACCCTCTTTACCTTTTCTTGGTGGTCAAAAAAGGTGACGCACAGTGGAAGATTgacccaaaaaataaagaaggggGAGCTAGTGGAGAATGCGGCAGTTTGGAAAGCTAATATGCCTGGCCATAAAACCAATAAAAGTAGACACGggaaaaataatacatattggCATCTCATCTCTCACCTTGGTGGTAGGGCActttctctcttccttttctgttttctttctttatttatcatcattgtttaccattattatgattatcatgGTCGAGTAGAAAATTTGACCCAATTCTGTGGTCCAAGTCCTTTCCGCTGGTTGGGATTCCAAAACtacatgaaaatgaattttgagttTCTGCTCTGCTTGTGTGAGGTTTTTAcctttacatatatataatgtaaGTCCAAATAAAACATTACCATCACCCGTTTATTTTCTCAGTTGGACAAATGGAGGTAACTTCTCTGTGAAACACACTTCCCTGAAGCACACTCAAAATAGTGAAATACGCTTAATGGGGATGAACTTGAACTTTCACGATATCAAACCATGTCTCCCCTGAAACACACTTCTTCAGGAATCCAAGCTTACCATGTGCTATGTTCTAGGGAAGAGTCCAAATGCTATGTATTAAagacaaaataggaaaaaggaGATTGTGATCCGTTTCCAATTATGTTTGATAAATCAGCTTCCTTTCCAGGACAGATGGGTTCATGCATTACAAAGAGCAAATCAGGCCGCCTCAGGTTGGGCCTTCAAACTGGGCTTGAACCTTATGAGGGGTGACTGTGAACCCAAGCCCATCACTAGGCCCAATTTTGATATGGGCCTGAATCAGAGTTTTGCAGGGCAAGACAATCAAACGGGGTTAGGAGagcttaaaaattttcaatttctatccTCATTTCCCTCATATatcttcatttaaaaaaaaattaaaaattctttgaatGTAATGTTCTAATGTCTCCTCTTCCATGCTACATTATCTTTCTATCTTATGGCATTCcaagttaattttaaaaccGGGAGATTTTTTTCACTTCATCTGAGTGAGATGGGAGAAAGTAGGAAACCAGAGAAACATGGAGAAGACGAGGGAAAAAGAGTAAGAAAATGATGGGGTCAGGCTTAGGGCCCGGGCAGACCCTACTTGAGGCTGTGATTGGGTTTGGGCTTGGACTTGAGCCCAGACCCAATGATAAGAATTCAACTTGGAGATGGACTGCATCCTGAGAATAAGAATTCAACTTTGTCTCCTGATCAACTTGACCACGTCTTCAAGAACATTCAGTTTCTTCCCTAATATGCCCTTTTCAAGAAAACTaccagaaaaaataaataataaataaaggaaattcTCCAAAATGC is a genomic window of Vitis riparia cultivar Riparia Gloire de Montpellier isolate 1030 chromosome 1, EGFV_Vit.rip_1.0, whole genome shotgun sequence containing:
- the LOC117919716 gene encoding F-box protein At1g67340; translation: MCTDNRVVKRRGDFSGDNVVCCRKRQRLAPESAGKSDFFEALPDDLVICILSKLSSSAGCPSDFINVLLTCKRFNGLGLHSLVLSRASSKSLAVRAKNWSESALRFLKLCADAGNVEACYTLGMIRFYCLQNRVSGASLMAKAAISSHAPALYSLAVIQFNGSVGSKNDKDLRAGVALCARAAFLGHIDALRELGHCLQDGYGVRQNVAEGRRFLVQANARELAAVLSSASSAVSSRSWLTWNPHQHHRHVTGSGCPLLSDFGCNVPAPEAHPASRFLAEWFAARGGVPGPGLRLCSHAGCGRPEMRRHEFRRCSVCGIVNYCSRACQALDWKLRHKAACAPVERWLVDDGDANGEGAVAGAAAEDDVIVAS